In the Maribacter sp. MJ134 genome, one interval contains:
- a CDS encoding Ig-like domain-containing protein has product MLTLLGIVVSNAQFLLQAPNSTDENNYQWYEASDTSTVLGTDFFLEVTNPGIYFATYDGTLCGSNATGYFIVTDCSSPDNQVTMDISSNVTSGASVSWNPVVPGDQLRPTITATETVVRYTATVTKVGNDSSLPNFTVVCLQQAATLVNDVVTVDEDDSVIVDIFANDSDLPTTGTLTTTNPANGTVAIDDNGTPNDPTDDIVTYTPNADYNGPDSFDYTICNAMGDCSTATVTIDVLPILDTVDDSVALDQDTNAVIDFWQDNDNDLPSIGTFSVTQPSNGLVTVDDNGTPNDPSDDVVTYTPNSGFFGTDSYTYTVCDNLGNCDTAIVTILVSPPMVTDIDSDNDGIIDSFEDLNLDGDNDPATNPTDSDGDGFPDYLDIDSDNDGIPDNLEAQTTADYIPPSGVDVNNNGLDDAYETDGDLGLFPIDTDGDSLPDYLDEDSDNDNVPDNIEAHDYNHDGIPDVVFIGSDKDDDGLDDGYEGAITVDVDVNDELDDPFGQLPNTDSDEESDYRDTDDDDDGIETIDEDLDLDGNYANDDTDEDGIPNYLDPDLGVQGDVIEVFNVLTPNGDGVHDVLRIDGLENYPNNDISIYNRWGVSVFTTRAYDTEGNVFDGTSQGRVTVNQDNQLPVGTYFYILNYEEPNGETKQLSGYLYINR; this is encoded by the coding sequence GTGCTAACATTACTAGGAATAGTAGTTTCTAACGCTCAGTTCTTGTTGCAAGCACCGAATAGTACCGATGAAAATAATTATCAATGGTATGAAGCTTCGGATACGAGTACCGTCCTGGGAACGGATTTTTTCTTAGAAGTCACTAATCCAGGTATCTATTTTGCTACCTACGATGGAACCTTATGCGGCTCCAACGCTACAGGTTACTTCATAGTAACGGATTGTTCTTCACCGGATAATCAGGTAACAATGGATATCTCTTCAAATGTTACGTCGGGAGCTTCCGTGAGTTGGAATCCGGTAGTTCCTGGAGATCAACTGAGACCCACTATAACGGCTACAGAGACAGTGGTACGATATACCGCTACGGTTACCAAAGTTGGCAATGATTCTAGTCTGCCAAATTTTACCGTGGTCTGCTTACAGCAGGCAGCTACCTTAGTAAACGATGTTGTAACAGTAGATGAAGACGATAGTGTAATTGTAGATATTTTCGCGAACGATTCGGATTTACCTACCACAGGTACGCTTACGACAACCAATCCCGCAAATGGAACGGTTGCTATAGATGATAACGGTACACCTAACGACCCAACCGATGATATCGTTACCTATACACCTAATGCTGATTACAATGGGCCAGATAGTTTTGACTATACAATTTGTAATGCTATGGGAGATTGCAGCACGGCAACAGTAACGATAGATGTCCTGCCCATATTGGATACCGTGGACGATAGTGTTGCGTTAGATCAAGATACCAATGCAGTTATAGATTTTTGGCAGGATAATGATAATGATTTACCTAGTATAGGTACTTTTAGTGTAACACAACCTTCTAATGGTTTGGTAACCGTAGATGATAACGGAACTCCAAATGATCCTTCTGATGATGTGGTTACCTACACTCCAAATTCCGGTTTCTTTGGAACGGACTCCTATACCTATACTGTGTGCGACAATCTTGGTAATTGTGATACCGCTATAGTAACGATTTTAGTTTCACCTCCAATGGTTACGGATATTGATTCGGACAACGACGGTATCATAGATAGTTTTGAGGATTTAAACTTGGACGGAGATAATGACCCCGCTACAAATCCGACCGATTCGGATGGAGATGGTTTCCCGGATTATCTAGATATCGATTCAGACAATGACGGTATACCGGACAATTTAGAGGCACAAACTACTGCGGATTATATTCCACCAAGTGGTGTCGATGTAAATAATAATGGACTTGATGATGCCTATGAAACTGATGGGGATTTAGGATTGTTCCCAATAGATACTGATGGTGACAGTTTGCCAGATTACTTGGATGAAGACAGTGATAATGATAATGTTCCCGATAATATCGAAGCACACGATTATAATCACGACGGTATTCCGGATGTTGTCTTCATTGGTTCCGATAAAGATGATGATGGGCTTGATGATGGCTATGAAGGCGCCATAACAGTCGATGTTGACGTCAATGATGAATTGGACGACCCCTTCGGACAGCTACCTAATACGGATAGTGACGAAGAGTCCGACTATCGTGACACGGATGATGATGATGATGGTATTGAAACCATAGACGAAGATTTAGATTTGGATGGTAATTATGCCAACGACGATACTGATGAGGACGGTATTCCGAACTATTTAGATCCGGATTTGGGGGTACAGGGAGATGTCATTGAAGTTTTCAATGTGTTAACGCCTAATGGAGATGGTGTTCATGACGTACTACGAATAGATGGTCTGGAAAATTATCCTAATAATGATATCAGCATTTACAATAGATGGGGTGTATCTGTCTTTACAACAAGAGCTTACGATACGGAGGGTAATGTTTTTGACGGCACGTCTCAGGGAAGAGTAACCGTAAATCAAGATAACCAACTGCCTGTTGGAACATATTTTTATATTTTGAATTACGAAGAGCCTAATGGCGAAACAAAACAGCTTTCGGGTTACTTATATATTAACAGATAG
- a CDS encoding type IX secretion system membrane protein PorP/SprF encodes MVRIKSLVKNVHIRFSGLSSFVVLVCFMSIGVYGQQDAQYTQYMYNTVSVNPAYAGSRGQISIAALHRSQWVGLDGAPVTQTLNIHSPIGYRGLGLGFSIVNDKIGPTSETNFDVDFSYTIYTSLEGRLSFGLKASANLLDVRFSELNQFGPDQTLQQDIDNRLSPNIGAGVYYHTNKFYAGLSVPRFLETSHFQESSLSTAKEQMNFYFITGYVWDVNQFLKFKPTLLTKLTQGAPLQVDVSANFMFSEKFIVGAAYRWDAAFSGMAGFNVSNKFLIGIAYDRETTELGNAAFNDGSFEVIFRYDFITSKNNLKSPRFF; translated from the coding sequence ATGGTAAGAATTAAATCTTTGGTGAAAAATGTTCATATCCGGTTTTCTGGTCTATCCTCCTTTGTAGTATTGGTCTGTTTTATGAGTATAGGTGTTTATGGGCAGCAAGATGCCCAATATACCCAGTACATGTATAATACGGTAAGTGTTAACCCTGCCTATGCGGGTTCTAGAGGTCAGATTAGTATTGCGGCACTACATCGTTCCCAATGGGTGGGTTTAGATGGTGCACCCGTAACTCAAACTTTAAACATACATTCACCGATAGGGTATAGAGGATTAGGCTTAGGATTTTCGATTGTTAATGATAAAATTGGTCCGACTTCTGAAACCAACTTTGATGTAGATTTCTCTTATACAATTTACACCTCTTTAGAAGGTCGTTTGAGTTTTGGATTAAAAGCGAGTGCTAATTTATTGGACGTTCGCTTTTCCGAACTGAACCAATTTGGGCCGGATCAAACCTTGCAACAGGATATAGACAACAGACTATCGCCAAATATTGGAGCTGGAGTTTATTATCATACCAATAAATTTTATGCGGGCCTATCCGTTCCAAGATTTTTAGAAACTTCACATTTTCAGGAGTCCTCTTTGTCTACGGCAAAAGAGCAGATGAACTTTTATTTTATCACGGGATATGTTTGGGATGTAAATCAATTCCTAAAATTCAAACCTACGCTACTTACCAAATTGACTCAAGGTGCGCCCTTACAGGTAGATGTCTCCGCTAATTTCATGTTCAGCGAAAAGTTCATTGTGGGAGCGGCCTATAGGTGGGATGCCGCGTTTAGTGGTATGGCAGGTTTTAATGTATCTAACAAATTCTTAATAGGTATTGCCTATGACCGCGAAACGACGGAACTAGGTAACGCTGCCTTTAATGATGGGTCTTTTGAAGTAATATTCAGATACGACTTTATCACTAGCAAGAATAATCTTAAATCCCCTAGATTCTTCTAG
- the idi gene encoding isopentenyl-diphosphate Delta-isomerase, whose product MKEEEVILVNANDEQIGTMPKMEAHEKAQLHRAFSVFILNDKGEIMLQQRAAHKYHSPLLWTNTCCSHQRVGETNIEAGRRRLQEEMGFTTELRELFSFIYKAPFDNGLTEHELDHVMIGSFSAPPVINKDEVENWKWMKPDAVKKDMESNPQEYTAWFKIIFEKFYEHLLTNIEENEGKGK is encoded by the coding sequence ATGAAGGAAGAAGAAGTAATTTTGGTCAATGCCAACGATGAGCAAATCGGCACGATGCCGAAAATGGAAGCGCACGAAAAGGCACAACTTCACAGAGCATTTTCTGTATTTATTCTCAATGATAAAGGTGAAATAATGTTGCAGCAAAGGGCTGCGCATAAATACCACTCCCCATTACTATGGACCAATACGTGTTGTAGTCACCAAAGAGTAGGGGAGACCAATATAGAAGCCGGTAGAAGGCGTCTTCAAGAAGAAATGGGTTTTACCACAGAACTTAGGGAATTGTTCTCTTTTATCTACAAAGCTCCATTTGATAATGGGCTTACAGAACATGAATTGGACCATGTGATGATAGGGTCTTTTAGTGCACCTCCAGTAATTAATAAAGATGAAGTTGAAAACTGGAAATGGATGAAACCTGACGCCGTTAAAAAGGATATGGAAAGTAATCCACAGGAGTACACCGCCTGGTTCAAGATTATTTTTGAAAAATTTTATGAACATTTGCTAACGAATATTGAAGAAAATGAAGGTAAAGGTAAGTAG
- a CDS encoding 6-pyruvoyl trahydropterin synthase family protein has product MKVKVSRKAHFNAAHRLFRADWDDTKNKAVFGKCSNPNFHGHNYELIVSVIGEIDSETGFVMDVKVLKDLIKLHIEDAFDHKNLNIEVEEFQKLNPTAENIVVVIWNKLRKHISSDKELEVVLYETPRNFVTFSG; this is encoded by the coding sequence ATGAAGGTAAAGGTAAGTAGGAAGGCACATTTTAACGCCGCACATAGATTATTTAGAGCAGATTGGGACGATACTAAAAACAAAGCAGTATTCGGGAAATGCAGTAATCCTAACTTTCATGGTCACAATTACGAATTGATCGTTAGTGTTATCGGAGAAATTGATTCTGAGACCGGTTTTGTAATGGATGTTAAGGTATTAAAAGATCTTATTAAGTTGCACATAGAGGACGCCTTTGACCATAAAAATTTGAATATTGAGGTTGAAGAATTTCAAAAACTTAATCCAACTGCGGAGAATATCGTGGTAGTAATCTGGAATAAGTTAAGAAAGCACATTAGCAGTGATAAAGAACTGGAAGTGGTACTTTATGAAACACCAAGAAATTTTGTAACCTTTTCTGGATAA
- a CDS encoding peroxiredoxin, producing the protein MGLKIGDAIPLFTLPDAQGNQFSIKQLIGEKPFVIYFYPKNNTPGCTKEACDFRDKYEDFKNCGAEVVGISADTPKSHANFQNKHQLPFILLSDKNNEVRRKFKIKNNFLLVPGRETYVIDEKGKVVMVFNSLNASEHMKRALLALSKK; encoded by the coding sequence ATGGGACTTAAAATAGGCGATGCTATTCCGCTATTCACGCTTCCGGATGCACAGGGAAATCAATTTTCTATCAAGCAATTAATAGGGGAAAAGCCTTTTGTGATTTACTTCTATCCAAAAAATAACACCCCTGGCTGTACAAAAGAGGCCTGTGATTTTAGAGATAAATATGAGGATTTTAAAAATTGCGGCGCCGAAGTTGTGGGTATAAGTGCGGACACCCCTAAAAGTCACGCTAATTTTCAGAATAAACATCAATTACCCTTCATTTTACTATCGGACAAGAACAACGAAGTCCGTAGAAAGTTTAAGATTAAGAACAACTTTCTTTTGGTGCCTGGTAGGGAAACCTATGTTATTGATGAAAAAGGAAAAGTTGTTATGGTCTTCAATAGTTTAAATGCTTCTGAACATATGAAAAGAGCATTATTAGCGTTATCTAAAAAGTAA
- a CDS encoding type I phosphomannose isomerase catalytic subunit, with product MHPLKFKPILKERLWGGEKLHTVLGKPITSDITGESWELSTVSGDISEVSNGELANTSLKTLIDKHPEKLLGKSVVERFGKEFPILIKFIDAKQDLSIQLHPNDKLAKQRHDSFGKTEMWYVMDANPGAELIVGFNKDVTRSEYAKSLEDNTLLDLLNYEPVKEGDTFFINTGKIHAIGAGVLLAEIQQTSDVTYRVFDFNRKDKEGNLRELHTDLALDAIDYQKKDDFKVSYDDKKDTANTMVDCPYFKTNFLHLESYFTQDTVYRDSFTIFMCVDGTGKIQTESGEAIISKGETVLVPASSDSIAIKTSGAKFLEVTI from the coding sequence ATACATCCACTAAAATTTAAGCCGATTCTCAAAGAGCGACTTTGGGGCGGAGAAAAGTTGCATACGGTCTTAGGAAAACCGATTACGAGTGACATTACAGGGGAAAGCTGGGAACTTTCCACGGTTTCAGGAGATATAAGTGAAGTTTCTAACGGAGAATTGGCCAATACTTCCTTAAAGACACTCATTGACAAACACCCGGAAAAGCTTTTAGGAAAAAGTGTAGTAGAGCGTTTTGGTAAAGAATTTCCTATCCTCATAAAATTCATAGACGCTAAACAGGACCTCTCCATACAGTTACATCCTAATGATAAATTGGCAAAGCAAAGACATGATTCTTTTGGAAAGACTGAAATGTGGTATGTAATGGATGCCAACCCTGGCGCAGAGCTCATTGTAGGGTTCAATAAAGATGTTACTAGGTCCGAATATGCTAAGAGCTTAGAGGATAATACCTTATTGGATTTGTTGAATTATGAACCTGTGAAGGAAGGGGATACTTTTTTTATAAATACTGGAAAGATTCATGCTATTGGCGCTGGTGTACTTTTAGCAGAAATTCAACAAACCTCAGATGTAACCTATCGTGTTTTTGATTTTAATAGGAAGGACAAAGAGGGGAATTTAAGGGAACTTCATACAGATTTAGCGTTAGACGCAATTGATTATCAGAAAAAGGATGATTTTAAAGTTTCTTACGACGATAAGAAAGATACTGCGAATACCATGGTAGATTGCCCCTATTTCAAGACCAATTTTCTACACCTTGAAAGCTATTTTACACAAGATACTGTTTATAGGGATTCTTTTACCATATTCATGTGCGTAGATGGTACGGGCAAAATACAAACCGAATCTGGTGAAGCTATTATATCGAAAGGAGAAACGGTCTTAGTTCCTGCTTCCTCTGATAGTATTGCAATAAAAACTTCAGGAGCTAAATTTCTAGAAGTTACTATTTAA
- a CDS encoding DUF4369 domain-containing protein — translation MKKILTSFLVLAFLSSCGGDTENTMTVIGKIKGLKKGTLYFQHVKDTALVSIDSLLIEGDGNFEFKTELESPELFYLYLNKKDNNDVNDRLTFFGEPGVINITTSWNTFDLNAKIVGSDSNDKLDEFRKNMSEVNKRSLEIMQTASNTENPLTAQEIDSLEFMNTRNIQRGYMYAINFAINNKDSYVAPYIALKEIPDANIKYLDTIAQVLTPEVATSKYGKQLIALIKDKK, via the coding sequence ATGAAAAAAATACTTACTTCATTCTTAGTTCTTGCTTTTTTAAGCTCTTGTGGTGGAGACACAGAAAATACTATGACTGTAATAGGTAAAATTAAAGGGTTAAAAAAAGGAACCCTATATTTTCAACATGTAAAAGATACCGCTCTTGTGTCTATTGACTCCTTACTTATTGAGGGTGATGGAAATTTTGAATTTAAAACAGAGCTAGAAAGTCCAGAACTATTTTACCTGTATTTGAACAAAAAGGATAATAACGACGTCAACGATAGGCTTACCTTTTTTGGAGAACCAGGTGTTATCAATATTACTACCAGTTGGAACACGTTTGATTTAAATGCAAAAATAGTAGGTTCTGATAGTAATGATAAGTTAGATGAGTTCCGAAAGAACATGTCCGAGGTAAATAAAAGAAGTCTGGAAATTATGCAAACAGCTTCAAATACCGAAAACCCCTTGACTGCCCAAGAAATAGACTCTTTAGAGTTTATGAACACTAGAAATATTCAGCGAGGTTACATGTATGCCATTAATTTTGCCATCAACAACAAAGACTCCTATGTGGCTCCCTATATTGCCCTGAAGGAGATTCCAGACGCTAATATTAAATATTTGGATACTATTGCTCAAGTATTAACTCCAGAAGTTGCGACGTCTAAGTATGGCAAACAACTTATAGCTCTTATAAAGGATAAAAAATAA
- a CDS encoding DUF819 domain-containing protein produces MDNSITEPLISNDTVVFGLLAFALGFIFYTSSIKTGFWRKFYSIVPAVLMCYLLPAILASSGLISDETSKLYFMASRYLLPAALVLMTLSIDLKAIANLGSKAIIMFLTGSVGIIIGGPLAILLVSIFSPETVGGNDFDAIWRGLSTIAGSWIGGGANQAAMLEIFQYNPEKYGGMVLIDIVVANVWMAIILLGVGKTKKIDKWLKADTSAIETLKIKVTEFTEKITRVPTLNDYMIMLCLAFSAVGIAHFFGDAISAYLSSNIEAISDKKSFLSFLGSAFFWMVVIATTIGIALSFTKAKNYEGAGASKIGGMFIYILVATIGMKMDLGKVLENPGLIAIGFIWITIHAALLILVAKLIKAPYFFLAVGSQANVGGAASAPVVAAEFHPSLTSVGVLLAVLGYVVGTGGALLCAYLMEIASSVH; encoded by the coding sequence ATGGACAATTCTATTACCGAACCACTAATATCAAATGACACCGTAGTTTTTGGGCTCCTCGCTTTTGCGCTGGGCTTCATATTTTACACCTCTAGTATAAAAACAGGGTTTTGGAGAAAATTTTACTCTATAGTTCCCGCTGTTCTTATGTGTTATTTACTACCCGCCATATTAGCTAGTAGTGGACTTATCTCGGATGAAACTTCTAAGCTCTATTTTATGGCTAGCAGATACCTTTTACCTGCGGCCTTGGTTTTAATGACCCTGAGTATTGATTTAAAAGCGATAGCCAACCTTGGTTCAAAAGCGATCATTATGTTCCTTACCGGTAGCGTGGGTATCATTATAGGGGGACCTCTTGCTATTCTGCTCGTATCTATTTTCTCACCGGAGACCGTGGGTGGAAACGATTTTGATGCTATTTGGAGAGGATTATCCACTATTGCCGGTAGTTGGATCGGTGGTGGAGCCAACCAAGCCGCCATGCTAGAAATTTTTCAATATAATCCTGAGAAGTACGGCGGAATGGTGCTTATAGATATCGTTGTCGCCAATGTATGGATGGCAATTATCCTCCTTGGGGTAGGCAAGACCAAAAAGATAGATAAATGGCTAAAGGCAGATACCTCAGCAATTGAAACCTTGAAAATTAAAGTGACCGAATTCACGGAAAAAATTACTAGAGTCCCCACGCTAAACGATTATATGATAATGTTATGTTTGGCCTTCTCAGCAGTAGGGATAGCACACTTTTTCGGGGACGCCATAAGCGCTTATCTCAGCAGTAATATTGAAGCTATCAGTGATAAAAAGAGCTTTCTTTCTTTCTTAGGTTCTGCTTTCTTTTGGATGGTGGTCATAGCCACAACGATAGGGATAGCACTTTCCTTTACCAAGGCAAAAAACTATGAAGGAGCCGGCGCCAGTAAAATAGGTGGCATGTTCATTTATATTCTCGTTGCTACTATTGGCATGAAGATGGATTTGGGTAAAGTACTGGAAAACCCGGGGCTGATCGCCATAGGTTTTATTTGGATCACTATTCATGCCGCTTTACTTATACTCGTGGCAAAACTTATAAAAGCGCCCTATTTTTTCCTTGCGGTAGGTAGTCAGGCTAATGTTGGTGGTGCAGCTTCAGCCCCTGTTGTAGCAGCGGAGTTTCATCCCTCACTTACCTCGGTAGGTGTTTTATTGGCTGTACTTGGATATGTCGTAGGTACAGGAGGTGCTTTACTTTGCGCCTACCTTATGGAAATAGCTTCTAGTGTCCACTAA